From Candidatus Poribacteria bacterium, one genomic window encodes:
- a CDS encoding phosphoribosylformylglycinamidine synthase subunit PurS: MKWKIEVSYKPETPDAIGQGILQDIIDLGLDGVKSVHTVQIYWIEGDINSHTIERIGAELLADPVTQNYVYSHSDNHTPRQSDSSVWTIEVWLKPGVTDAVGDSVLKGLHDMGVPDVQTAQTGQKYRIHGDLDQPKLEMIAQQLLANDVIQIFEIWRGE; encoded by the coding sequence TTGAAATGGAAAATCGAAGTTAGTTACAAACCCGAAACGCCGGATGCTATCGGACAAGGTATTCTTCAGGATATCATTGATCTCGGGCTCGATGGCGTAAAATCCGTGCACACCGTTCAAATCTACTGGATCGAAGGAGACATTAATTCTCATACAATTGAGCGCATCGGTGCGGAACTGCTCGCTGATCCGGTGACGCAGAATTACGTCTATAGCCATTCCGACAATCATACCCCAAGACAAAGTGATAGTTCCGTATGGACCATTGAGGTATGGTTAAAACCGGGGGTAACGGATGCTGTGGGTGATAGTGTTCTCAAGGGACTACACGATATGGGAGTTCCAGATGTCCAAACCGCACAGACAGGACAGAAGTACCGGATACACGGAGACTTAGATCAACCCAAACTTGAAATGATTGCACAACAACTCCTTGCGAACGATGTTATACAAATATTTGAGATCTGGCGAGGTGAATAA
- the fusA gene encoding elongation factor G codes for MKEYQTKQIRNIGIIGHSSTGKTSLIEAILYNGGAIERIGQVDSGNSVSDYAPDEIERKMTINCSVCVAEWKGYKLNIIDTPGVEDLHGDLESVLRVVDAVIVVIDATTGVEGGTEKVWEAADRYELPRMIFINKMDKENASFENALASVDEILETRTAVTQIPIGKEADFKGIVDLIQIGAFTEPPDNKPLLKSEAPAELEAQAEEMREQLVEVAAESDDELIEKFFEGELTDEDIGAGLRTGLCANQFVPVLCGDALRNIGVQPLMDTITNCCPSPVDARPVTGIDGETTYEASPDSPLSALVFKTLADPFAGRLSFFRVYSGIFNGDSQVYNATKGENERIGKLAFMNGKTSIDTPQVSAGDIGVVSKLTLAQTNDTFCDVGSAFQLPGAEFPKPVISFAIMPAREGDDEKLSTTLSRMMEEDPSFQIERNSTTKQLLASGLGEIHLAVIRNRMRDKFGIETETEMPKVSYQETIRGRASGVQGRYKRQSGGRGQFGEVWINLSPLERGSGFEFVNKVVGGSIPRNYIPAVEKGIRETMAQGLIAGYPFVDAQVELYDGKHHPVDSSDMAFQIAGSFAFREAANESRPVLLEPIMDVTISVPEQFMGDIIGDLNSKRGRIMGVEQAGKRQVIQATVPLAEMFRYSIDLKSITSARGSFTMEFSRYEEMPDELAQKVIAEAKSETEE; via the coding sequence ATGAAGGAATATCAGACGAAACAGATTCGGAATATCGGTATTATTGGGCATTCGAGCACAGGGAAGACTTCACTCATCGAAGCGATACTCTATAATGGGGGCGCAATTGAGCGAATCGGACAAGTTGATAGTGGGAATTCAGTTTCAGATTATGCCCCAGATGAAATTGAACGCAAGATGACAATTAACTGTTCTGTATGTGTCGCCGAGTGGAAAGGGTACAAGTTAAATATTATTGATACGCCCGGTGTCGAAGATTTACATGGAGATCTCGAGAGTGTACTCCGCGTGGTAGATGCCGTTATTGTGGTGATTGACGCAACAACCGGCGTCGAAGGCGGTACGGAGAAGGTATGGGAAGCGGCTGATAGATATGAGCTTCCACGGATGATCTTTATCAACAAGATGGATAAAGAGAACGCCAGTTTTGAAAACGCCCTTGCGAGCGTTGATGAGATTCTTGAAACCCGAACGGCTGTGACGCAGATCCCAATTGGTAAGGAAGCTGACTTTAAAGGCATCGTCGATCTCATACAGATAGGGGCGTTCACCGAACCACCAGATAATAAGCCTTTGCTAAAGTCAGAGGCTCCTGCCGAACTTGAAGCGCAGGCAGAAGAGATGCGAGAACAGCTTGTTGAGGTCGCAGCGGAAAGCGATGATGAGTTGATTGAAAAGTTCTTTGAAGGTGAGCTCACCGATGAAGATATTGGGGCTGGCCTTCGTACAGGATTATGTGCCAATCAATTTGTACCTGTACTCTGTGGTGATGCCCTGCGAAATATCGGCGTCCAACCGTTGATGGACACGATCACGAACTGCTGCCCATCTCCGGTAGATGCCAGACCGGTTACAGGAATTGACGGTGAAACAACCTATGAAGCATCCCCAGATTCGCCGCTGTCGGCGTTGGTTTTTAAGACATTAGCAGATCCCTTCGCAGGTAGACTCAGTTTCTTCCGTGTTTATTCTGGTATCTTCAATGGTGATTCTCAGGTCTACAACGCGACGAAAGGTGAGAATGAACGAATCGGCAAACTCGCGTTCATGAATGGGAAAACCTCTATTGACACCCCCCAAGTCTCCGCTGGCGATATCGGAGTCGTGTCTAAACTGACGCTTGCGCAAACGAACGACACATTTTGCGACGTAGGCAGTGCGTTCCAACTTCCCGGGGCCGAATTCCCTAAACCTGTTATCTCATTTGCCATCATGCCTGCACGAGAAGGGGACGACGAGAAGCTGAGTACAACCCTTTCCCGGATGATGGAAGAGGACCCATCATTCCAGATTGAGCGGAATAGTACAACGAAACAGCTGCTAGCTTCCGGGCTTGGCGAGATACACCTCGCGGTCATACGCAACCGTATGCGAGATAAGTTTGGTATTGAAACCGAGACCGAAATGCCAAAGGTCTCCTATCAGGAGACAATTCGTGGCAGGGCAAGTGGTGTCCAAGGTCGGTATAAACGTCAGTCTGGTGGACGCGGGCAGTTTGGTGAGGTTTGGATAAACCTTTCCCCACTTGAACGCGGTTCCGGCTTTGAGTTTGTCAACAAGGTTGTGGGTGGCTCGATCCCGCGTAATTACATCCCCGCAGTCGAGAAAGGTATCCGTGAGACAATGGCTCAAGGTCTAATCGCCGGGTATCCCTTCGTTGATGCTCAGGTAGAGCTTTACGACGGTAAGCACCACCCTGTTGATTCCTCGGATATGGCTTTTCAGATTGCTGGCTCTTTTGCGTTTCGAGAGGCGGCAAATGAATCCAGGCCCGTGCTGCTTGAACCAATCATGGACGTTACAATCTCCGTTCCGGAACAGTTCATGGGGGACATTATCGGCGACCTCAATAGCAAACGCGGTCGAATCATGGGGGTTGAGCAGGCAGGCAAACGTCAGGTAATCCAAGCAACTGTACCGTTAGCGGAAATGTTCCGATATTCGATCGATCTTAAATCGATTACGAGTGCGCGGGGCAGCTTCACGATGGAGTTCTCACGTTACGAGGAGATGCCCGATGAACTCGCCCAAAAGGTGATTGCCGAAGCAAAATCGGAAACAGAAGAGTAA
- the nrdR gene encoding transcriptional regulator NrdR yields MKCPYCNGSSIRVIDKRDTDGGTAIRRRRACLHCSKRFTTYERAEVLDLFIIKKDQRREAFDRQKLKRNIMKACEKRSISQETIDRLIGDVEQQIISMRKSEVESHIIGEIVMDALKNLDSVAYIRFASVYRDFKDAADFENELRQLAPDD; encoded by the coding sequence ATGAAATGTCCATACTGCAATGGTTCCAGCATAAGAGTCATCGACAAGCGGGATACTGACGGAGGGACTGCCATCCGTAGACGCCGAGCGTGTCTCCATTGCTCAAAACGGTTTACAACGTATGAGCGGGCTGAAGTGTTGGATCTTTTCATTATTAAGAAAGACCAGCGCCGCGAAGCTTTTGACCGGCAAAAGCTAAAGCGCAATATCATGAAGGCGTGTGAAAAACGCTCGATTAGTCAGGAAACCATTGATCGCTTGATTGGGGATGTCGAACAACAAATTATCAGTATGCGCAAATCCGAAGTCGAAAGTCATATCATCGGTGAGATTGTTATGGATGCTCTCAAAAATTTGGATAGTGTCGCATATATTCGGTTTGCTTCTGTCTACCGTGATTTCAAAGATGCAGCAGATTTTGAAAACGAGCTCCGTCAATTAGCACCTGATGATTAA
- a CDS encoding HD domain-containing protein — MRQINPTIRSIVEEACKKETNKYGYGIWSHHITLVVKYGKLLAKKLEADPEIVQIAALLHDYAGIKEESLTSEHHLHSAQEADNILRSLGYPEDAIIAVKQCIVSHRGSINIEKQTAEAVCLASADAIAHIDQIPSLFYLVFVQHQMEIDEGTAWVRAKLERSWNKLCPEGKEMIKEKYEAIQKIVQ, encoded by the coding sequence ATGAGGCAGATAAATCCGACAATCAGAAGCATCGTTGAAGAAGCGTGTAAAAAAGAAACTAACAAGTATGGGTATGGTATTTGGAGTCATCACATTACACTTGTTGTGAAGTACGGCAAGCTACTGGCAAAAAAGTTGGAAGCCGATCCAGAGATTGTCCAAATTGCTGCCTTGTTACACGACTATGCCGGTATCAAGGAAGAATCCCTTACCTCAGAACATCATCTTCACAGTGCTCAAGAGGCGGATAACATCTTAAGATCTCTCGGCTATCCTGAAGATGCGATAATCGCTGTCAAGCAGTGCATTGTTTCTCATCGGGGAAGTATCAATATAGAGAAACAAACAGCAGAAGCAGTTTGCCTTGCCAGTGCCGATGCCATAGCTCACATTGATCAAATTCCATCTTTGTTTTACCTAGTTTTTGTTCAACATCAGATGGAAATTGATGAGGGAACAGCTTGGGTAAGGGCAAAATTAGAACGAAGTTGGAATAAATTATGCCCTGAAGGCAAGGAAATGATTAAGGAAAAATACGAAGCCATCCAGAAGATTGTACAATAA
- a CDS encoding sulfite exporter TauE/SafE family protein: MNVDISGIPVNILGLIALGCISGFLSGFFGIGGGPLITPILNILFGIPFPICIGSTLSRTAGTTFSAVLRYWKFGNIDAKLALMIVGGNFVGIEIGVYLLDWLDKLGEISVGKQSMPALQYYLQWLFFGVLITVSGLILIESLIHRRKSGHKQSFSLLRDLPIPPYVSFPISDVRQISLPAIVYSALVIGIFTGLLGIGGGILFVPLLIYGYGVETHAAVGTTSLIVFFSAAYGTVTHAMRGNVDLWLVAFLLIGSTICAQVGVIANQRIQGDSIRFCFAFIVLIVAGMIGFNLLGLIYG; this comes from the coding sequence ATGAACGTCGATATCAGTGGCATACCTGTTAATATCTTGGGGTTGATTGCTTTAGGGTGCATCAGCGGTTTCCTATCAGGTTTCTTCGGGATCGGCGGGGGTCCGCTAATCACCCCGATTCTCAATATCCTATTCGGCATTCCCTTCCCAATTTGCATCGGAAGTACGCTTTCTCGGACAGCTGGCACCACTTTCTCTGCTGTATTGCGGTATTGGAAGTTCGGCAATATAGATGCAAAACTGGCATTGATGATTGTGGGAGGTAATTTTGTCGGTATCGAGATTGGGGTATATCTGCTCGACTGGCTGGATAAACTGGGAGAGATCAGTGTCGGGAAGCAATCAATGCCAGCGCTTCAGTATTACTTGCAATGGCTCTTCTTTGGGGTGCTTATCACCGTTTCAGGATTGATTCTCATCGAATCACTGATTCACAGAAGAAAAAGCGGTCACAAACAGTCGTTCAGCTTGCTTCGAGACCTACCCATCCCACCTTACGTTTCCTTTCCCATCAGCGATGTTCGGCAAATCTCGCTCCCGGCAATTGTTTATTCAGCACTCGTCATCGGTATTTTCACAGGATTGCTCGGGATTGGCGGCGGTATCCTCTTCGTGCCGCTACTAATCTACGGATATGGCGTCGAGACGCATGCGGCAGTTGGCACGACTTCGCTTATCGTATTTTTTTCTGCTGCTTATGGGACTGTTACCCATGCAATGCGGGGTAATGTTGACTTATGGCTGGTTGCGTTTTTGCTGATTGGATCTACAATCTGTGCACAGGTAGGGGTAATCGCGAATCAGAGAATACAGGGCGATTCGATCCGCTTCTGTTTTGCGTTTATCGTTTTGATTGTGGCGGGAATGATTGGCTTTAATCTTCTAGGCCTGATCTATGGGTAG
- a CDS encoding MATE family efflux transporter — translation MKKSKYDLTQGSIFKNLIHLAWPIALSNILQDSFSVVDMIFVGKLGAEAISAVDMSSNLQRLISVLSLGISMGTVVLVSQSIGAQQREQGENIAMQALILSIACPLVIACIGVPLAEFGLRLLGAEEEVVRLGVPYLRITLLGGIMMFVSMTLGSIFRAGGDSITPMVVMIVSTVLNIVLDPLLIFGIWKFPRLGVAGSAYASVIGRSSGVVIFLYLCFIGRSVISLKHVKRRVDLSAMGKILRLGIFSSMQGFLRHASRLGFIRVVAIYGTNAVAAYAICMRLRILVMHLGFGFANAVAPMVGQNIGAGQIDRAEKSANLAGGLATVLMAVLGSLLFLFPHFCIRVFTGQTEVITVGSVYLRYLSATFAFIAISIVFGRALNGAGDTVSPMVMTFICQLGIGLALVISLSFLVGLKGVWIGIALSNVVQGLLMWWWFRRGTWKTKALVSKK, via the coding sequence ATGAAGAAATCGAAGTACGACCTGACCCAAGGGAGCATTTTCAAGAATCTTATACATCTCGCTTGGCCCATTGCCCTCAGCAATATTTTGCAGGATTCTTTCAGTGTGGTTGATATGATTTTCGTCGGAAAATTGGGAGCCGAAGCGATTTCTGCCGTTGATATGAGCTCAAATCTTCAGCGGTTGATTAGTGTGCTTTCACTCGGCATCTCGATGGGAACAGTCGTTCTGGTTTCTCAATCAATCGGTGCACAGCAGAGAGAGCAAGGGGAAAACATCGCAATGCAGGCGCTCATCTTAAGCATTGCATGTCCTCTTGTAATTGCGTGTATAGGCGTTCCGCTCGCTGAATTTGGATTGAGGCTACTCGGAGCAGAGGAAGAAGTGGTGCGACTCGGTGTACCTTACTTGCGTATCACACTGCTCGGTGGTATCATGATGTTCGTATCGATGACGTTAGGTTCCATTTTCAGAGCGGGTGGAGATTCAATAACACCGATGGTGGTCATGATTGTTTCAACGGTCTTAAATATTGTTCTAGATCCCTTGCTCATATTTGGGATTTGGAAATTTCCGCGTCTGGGTGTTGCAGGATCCGCTTATGCAAGCGTGATTGGTAGAAGCAGTGGGGTTGTGATTTTCCTTTATCTCTGCTTCATTGGACGTAGTGTCATCTCGCTGAAGCACGTTAAGCGCCGGGTAGATCTATCAGCAATGGGCAAAATCCTGCGCCTCGGAATTTTTAGTTCAATGCAAGGATTTTTGAGGCACGCCTCCCGGTTGGGGTTTATTCGAGTTGTGGCGATTTATGGAACGAACGCTGTGGCTGCCTACGCTATCTGTATGCGCCTCCGCATCCTCGTGATGCACTTGGGTTTCGGATTCGCAAACGCTGTCGCGCCCATGGTGGGGCAGAATATCGGAGCAGGTCAGATTGACAGGGCAGAAAAATCTGCCAATCTTGCCGGTGGATTGGCAACGGTACTTATGGCTGTGCTTGGAAGCCTACTGTTTCTTTTTCCCCATTTTTGTATTAGGGTATTTACTGGACAAACGGAAGTTATCACTGTCGGGAGTGTTTACCTCCGCTACCTATCAGCCACTTTCGCATTTATCGCAATTTCTATTGTATTTGGTCGTGCGCTCAACGGTGCTGGGGATACTGTTTCCCCGATGGTGATGACATTCATCTGTCAACTCGGTATTGGGCTGGCGCTAGTGATTTCGCTTTCCTTTTTAGTGGGACTTAAGGGAGTCTGGATTGGTATCGCCCTATCAAATGTTGTGCAAGGCTTATTGATGTGGTGGTGGTTTAGACGAGGAACATGGAAGACCAAAGCACTGGTAAGCAAGAAATGA
- the smc gene encoding chromosome segregation protein SMC yields the protein MHINQIKISGFKSFAEDVELILEPGITTIVGPNGCGKSNVSDAIRWVLGQQSPRALRCANMQDLLFNGGSNFKPAQRAQASLHFTNVEGKLALESPEIAVRRQLTRSGESGYFINDAPCLLRDITELFMDTGIGVDAYSVMEQSKIDLILNTRPEERRFLFDEVAGITKYKHRKKAALRKLEATEQNLVRINDVIHTVQQETESLKQQAAQAKRYQQLHSQLKNLELDLSRREHGRFVKELTQTQLNLDELMLAVTEANEQIDSTEQQIEDATARRAELDNLIREGQGVVSRFSSEVEQTEGQIAVYKERQLNIQQQRQRALQAIESLEKQSAELETQKAEREKEHRQVDVSLQLEESKLTARRKVLIEFDTRVTEAENAVKTAQENLLETTNQVLQLETQLASINHKLEYSAANLDRITERSNVLGAELETEKESYTKAQRREQQLNADLIRLETDRQKAEEEIQRYQTELRKLDSEMRGMQDSLGTSASRFKSLKDLQATHEGYYTGVRAILKVRETEPERFGSICGVIAELIRTEPDYELAIEVALGSAIQNIVTETAEDAQSGIEYLKQTKAGRVTFLPLDILRTRPFNGDSLLGKPGVIGLAAELLDYDSKYEVAVQQLLGNTVVVENLDIAIQLTRSSRHNARLVTLEGELINTSGAVTGGHNTSSTSGLLSRSRELESLQERISQLTSRLNEKDTRSKKLAGKLAELQQTRQTFITQGQAHQIEHASLSKVLEQGQRQISQLEEQLNDVEQEETSLHQETEKAKADQATLQSELEEAAKARRTLQRRIERLSEQIQSEKNKREEVIESCQELEIALAGKREKLQSLNSELLNLERSQAQVRDSIGEHQAVIDSDDQIRQELSSQIDKAQRKFLQIEQEKFEAEENVRRLEEEHVGLIEQIAEAQKLVRKARREFDKRNRLRHHLEVTTTQLEMQLKAISARILDKYQITIDQVEIEDNPVDDLELMGQIDTLKTEIDGMGAVNLVAIEEYEEHKQREDFLVTQREDLEKSLESVNQAIQKINRTSRETFLKAFEQIRTNFQEVFEELFGGGETELRLTDESDVLEAGIDIIACPPGKRPQSITQLSGGERSLVAIALLFAVFKIKPSPFCVLDEVDAALDEANVLRFTNLIQKYAQQTQFIIITHNKRTMEISDVMYGVTMEQAGLSKVVSAKFGNEIAA from the coding sequence TTGCATATTAATCAAATTAAAATCAGCGGTTTTAAGAGTTTCGCCGAAGATGTGGAGTTAATATTGGAGCCGGGGATTACAACCATTGTCGGTCCCAACGGCTGTGGCAAGAGCAATGTGTCAGACGCAATTCGTTGGGTCTTGGGCCAACAGAGTCCTCGCGCGCTGCGTTGCGCCAATATGCAAGATCTCCTTTTCAACGGCGGATCGAACTTTAAACCAGCACAACGGGCACAAGCCTCCCTCCATTTCACTAACGTTGAGGGAAAACTTGCGCTCGAATCTCCGGAGATTGCAGTTCGCCGTCAACTGACACGTAGCGGTGAAAGTGGCTATTTCATTAATGACGCTCCATGTCTGCTACGAGATATTACCGAACTCTTTATGGATACAGGAATCGGCGTCGATGCCTATTCTGTCATGGAGCAGAGCAAGATTGACCTCATCCTCAATACTCGTCCCGAAGAGCGCCGCTTCCTGTTTGATGAGGTTGCAGGCATCACCAAATACAAGCATCGTAAAAAAGCCGCACTTAGGAAGCTAGAAGCAACTGAGCAGAATCTTGTCCGGATTAATGATGTGATCCACACGGTGCAGCAGGAAACTGAATCGCTCAAGCAGCAAGCTGCGCAAGCCAAGCGTTATCAACAACTCCACAGTCAACTGAAAAATCTCGAATTAGATCTCAGCCGTCGGGAGCACGGGCGATTTGTCAAAGAATTGACTCAAACACAACTCAATTTAGATGAACTGATGCTTGCTGTGACAGAAGCCAATGAGCAGATCGATTCCACTGAACAGCAAATCGAGGATGCAACAGCACGTCGAGCCGAGTTAGATAACTTAATTCGCGAGGGACAAGGGGTTGTGAGCCGATTCTCAAGTGAGGTCGAACAAACAGAGGGGCAAATTGCAGTTTATAAGGAACGACAGCTCAATATTCAGCAGCAACGTCAACGGGCACTTCAGGCAATCGAATCATTGGAAAAACAGTCGGCAGAACTAGAGACACAGAAGGCAGAACGCGAAAAGGAACACAGGCAGGTTGATGTTTCACTTCAGTTGGAGGAAAGCAAGTTGACCGCGCGGCGGAAGGTTTTGATCGAATTCGACACTCGGGTGACGGAAGCTGAAAACGCCGTGAAGACAGCGCAAGAAAATTTGCTTGAAACCACGAATCAAGTTTTACAACTAGAAACACAACTTGCGTCGATCAATCACAAGCTAGAGTATTCAGCTGCCAATCTGGATCGAATTACAGAACGCTCAAACGTCTTAGGTGCTGAACTGGAAACGGAAAAAGAGAGTTATACAAAAGCACAACGACGCGAACAGCAGCTTAATGCTGACCTAATTCGGCTTGAGACTGACCGGCAAAAAGCTGAGGAAGAGATCCAACGTTATCAGACGGAACTCCGCAAGCTAGATTCAGAGATGCGAGGGATGCAGGATTCACTCGGTACTAGCGCTTCGCGGTTCAAGTCCTTAAAGGATCTGCAAGCCACCCATGAAGGTTACTACACAGGTGTTCGTGCGATCCTGAAAGTCCGCGAAACAGAACCAGAACGCTTTGGCAGCATTTGTGGCGTCATCGCGGAACTCATCCGAACCGAACCGGACTACGAGTTAGCAATCGAAGTGGCATTGGGGAGCGCGATCCAAAACATCGTTACAGAAACGGCTGAAGATGCTCAGTCCGGGATTGAGTACCTCAAGCAGACGAAAGCAGGCCGGGTGACATTCTTGCCCTTGGATATTCTGCGGACTCGGCCATTTAACGGTGATAGCTTGCTAGGTAAGCCTGGTGTAATTGGTCTCGCAGCTGAACTTCTAGACTATGATTCAAAATATGAGGTTGCGGTTCAGCAACTGCTGGGAAATACGGTCGTAGTCGAAAACCTCGATATAGCTATACAACTGACACGGAGCTCCCGTCATAATGCACGCCTCGTCACGTTGGAGGGAGAATTAATCAATACTTCTGGTGCGGTTACGGGTGGGCATAATACCAGTTCAACCAGTGGACTCTTGAGTCGCTCAAGGGAGCTAGAAAGCCTACAGGAACGTATTAGTCAGCTGACAAGCCGGCTTAACGAAAAAGATACCAGAAGCAAAAAGCTCGCCGGCAAGTTAGCGGAACTGCAACAGACCCGACAAACCTTCATCACGCAGGGGCAAGCACATCAGATTGAGCATGCGAGTTTGTCAAAAGTTCTGGAACAGGGACAGCGGCAAATCAGTCAGCTTGAGGAACAGTTGAACGATGTAGAGCAGGAGGAGACAAGCCTCCATCAGGAAACAGAAAAAGCGAAAGCAGATCAGGCGACACTTCAATCTGAATTAGAGGAAGCAGCCAAGGCGCGTCGCACGCTACAACGACGCATCGAGCGACTGTCAGAACAGATTCAGAGCGAAAAGAACAAACGTGAGGAAGTCATCGAGTCCTGTCAAGAACTTGAAATCGCCTTGGCAGGGAAACGGGAAAAATTGCAGAGCCTGAATTCCGAGCTCCTGAATCTTGAAAGAAGTCAGGCACAGGTTCGCGACAGTATCGGTGAGCATCAAGCGGTTATCGATTCTGACGACCAGATCCGCCAGGAACTCTCTTCACAAATTGACAAAGCGCAACGCAAATTCCTCCAGATAGAGCAGGAAAAATTCGAGGCTGAGGAAAATGTTAGGCGGCTAGAGGAGGAACATGTAGGCTTAATCGAACAGATAGCAGAAGCACAGAAGCTAGTGCGCAAAGCGAGGAGAGAATTCGATAAGCGTAATCGCCTGCGGCATCACCTAGAGGTCACGACAACCCAGCTAGAGATGCAATTGAAAGCAATCTCCGCTCGAATTCTAGATAAGTACCAAATCACAATCGACCAAGTCGAGATTGAGGATAATCCGGTTGACGATCTTGAATTGATGGGACAGATTGACACGTTGAAAACCGAGATCGACGGAATGGGAGCTGTTAATCTTGTAGCAATTGAAGAGTATGAAGAGCACAAGCAGCGCGAAGATTTCCTTGTTACTCAACGTGAAGACCTAGAGAAGTCGCTCGAATCAGTCAATCAAGCAATCCAGAAGATTAACCGGACTTCGCGTGAGACGTTCCTCAAAGCATTTGAGCAGATACGGACTAACTTTCAAGAGGTGTTCGAGGAACTTTTTGGCGGTGGGGAGACGGAGTTGCGTTTGACAGACGAATCTGATGTATTAGAAGCGGGGATTGATATCATCGCTTGTCCACCGGGTAAGCGACCGCAGAGTATCACACAACTCTCCGGCGGCGAGCGGTCGCTTGTTGCCATTGCTCTGCTCTTTGCCGTGTTCAAGATTAAACCGAGCCCGTTCTGCGTTTTGGATGAAGTTGACGCCGCACTCGACGAAGCGAACGTGCTCCGCTTCACAAACCTTATTCAGAAATACGCCCAACAGACACAGTTTATTATCATTACCCACAATAAGCGGACGATGGAAATCTCTGATGTCATGTACGGTGTGACGATGGAACAAGCAGGCTTGTCAAAGGTTGTTTCAGCAAAGTTTGGTAATGAGATCGCAGCGTGA